One Campylobacter concisus DNA segment encodes these proteins:
- a CDS encoding TfoX/Sxy family protein: MNEFNEYVRDRFSEFGDIVIKSMMGGYLVYFNGKLIGDICNNELFLKRTPTSDRLLADSELRYPYNGSKTLMHVFEKFEDANLIGELLRGMYAELPEKKPAKAR, from the coding sequence GTGAATGAATTTAATGAATATGTTCGCGATAGATTTTCTGAATTCGGCGATATTGTCATAAAATCCATGATGGGTGGATACCTTGTATATTTTAACGGTAAACTGATAGGTGACATTTGTAATAATGAACTGTTTTTAAAGAGAACGCCGACATCGGACAGACTTCTTGCAGACTCAGAACTACGTTATCCTTATAATGGCTCAAAGACGTTAATGCATGTATTCGAGAAATTTGAGGATGCGAATTTGATTGGAGAATTGTTGCGCGGCATGTATGCGGAACTGCCCGAAAAGAAACCAGCAAAAGCCAGATAA
- a CDS encoding phosphomannomutase/phosphoglucomutase: MKYDEIFREYDIRGIYEKDLTEDSVKAIGLALGKKFNEFGVKTLSVGFDARLSASTLFRYLLSGLNKAGGFKIYNIGLLPTPVGYFSVYADYFDANIMITGSHNPKDYNGFKITIKKDSFFGKDLQILKDKVNEIIASNLEIADNESCEKFNILEKYVEFFVKEFSELKNFKKPFVIDCANGTVGVSLVPIVKALGLNAKILYEDPDGNFPNHHPDPSEKENLKEIFSLIEKKEFDLGFGFDGDGDRIAVITPKRDIKGDELAYLYALNMKHPKVLGEVKCSQNMYDEIAKIGEVFMGKTGHSNIKKMMKELNVDLAAEVSGHIFFKERYFGFDDALYAMMRVLELVHKGFDLDGELDKMPLVFSTDEIKIKTTDEAKFKIVAKLKECVKNEGCDLPKIKNIIDIDGIRIQFENGWALVRASNTTPVIVTRFEAKSKEFLAEIEQKVTNLLKSLM, translated from the coding sequence ATGAAGTATGATGAAATTTTTAGAGAATACGACATCCGCGGCATTTATGAAAAGGACTTGACAGAGGACAGCGTCAAGGCTATAGGACTTGCTTTGGGTAAGAAATTTAACGAATTTGGCGTGAAAACTTTAAGCGTTGGTTTTGATGCAAGGCTAAGTGCTAGCACGCTTTTTAGGTATCTGCTAAGCGGTCTAAACAAGGCTGGTGGCTTTAAAATTTATAACATCGGCTTGCTACCAACTCCTGTTGGCTATTTTAGCGTTTATGCTGATTATTTTGACGCAAATATCATGATCACAGGCTCTCACAATCCAAAAGATTATAACGGCTTTAAGATTACTATCAAAAAAGATAGTTTTTTTGGCAAAGATCTGCAAATTTTAAAAGATAAAGTCAATGAAATAATCGCCTCAAATTTAGAGATCGCAGACAATGAGAGCTGTGAGAAATTTAACATCTTAGAAAAATACGTTGAGTTTTTTGTAAAAGAATTTAGCGAGCTTAAAAATTTCAAAAAGCCTTTTGTCATAGACTGCGCAAATGGCACTGTTGGCGTGAGCTTGGTGCCTATCGTCAAGGCACTTGGGCTAAATGCGAAAATTTTATATGAAGATCCAGACGGAAATTTCCCAAATCACCACCCAGACCCAAGCGAAAAAGAGAATTTAAAAGAGATATTTTCACTCATCGAAAAAAAAGAATTTGACCTTGGATTTGGCTTTGACGGAGATGGTGACAGGATCGCCGTGATAACTCCAAAAAGAGATATAAAAGGCGATGAGCTAGCCTATCTTTATGCGCTAAATATGAAACATCCAAAGGTGCTTGGCGAGGTAAAATGCTCACAAAATATGTATGATGAGATCGCAAAAATCGGCGAAGTTTTCATGGGTAAGACCGGACACAGTAATATAAAAAAGATGATGAAAGAGCTAAACGTAGATCTCGCGGCCGAAGTTAGCGGTCATATCTTCTTTAAAGAGCGCTATTTTGGCTTTGACGATGCGCTTTATGCGATGATGAGGGTGCTTGAGCTAGTTCATAAGGGCTTTGATCTTGACGGCGAGCTTGATAAGATGCCGCTTGTCTTTAGCACCGATGAGATCAAGATAAAGACGACTGACGAGGCTAAATTTAAGATAGTAGCCAAGCTAAAAGAGTGCGTGAAAAATGAAGGCTGCGACCTGCCAAAGATAAAAAATATCATAGACATTGATGGTATTAGAATTCAGTTTGAAAATGGCTGGGCACTGGTGCGTGCGTCAAATACAACGCCAGTTATCGTCACTAGATTTGAGGCAAAGAGCAAGGAATTTCTTGCAGAGATCGAGCAAAAAGTGACAAATTTACTAAAGAGCTTGATGTAG
- the uvrB gene encoding excinuclease ABC subunit UvrB, which produces MSKFEISSKFSPSSDQARAIREIVKSIKSGNKYQTLLGVTGSGKTFTMANVIRELNMPTLIMTHNKSLAAQLYSEFKGFFPKNHVEYFISYYDYYQPEAYIPRSDLYIEKDSSVNEELERLRLSATASLLSFDDVVCVASVSANYGLGNPSEYKGMVAYLSVGEKISQRKLLEQLVDMGYKRNDNYFDRGDFRVNGDVVDIYPAYYNDEALRVEFFGDEIDAMYHFDVLDNKRLKDISKFTLYATSQFIVGADRLKIAMKEIEEELDARLKEFNEQGKLVEAQRLKQRVEFDLEMMASTGMCKGIENYARHLTGQKAGETPYSMFDYFEISGEDYLVIVDESHVSLPQFRGMYAGDRSRKEVLVEYGFRLPSALDNRPLKFDEFISKKAKFLFVSATPNEYELGISQGHVYEQILRPTGLLDPIIEIKDSDNQVEALFDEAKTVIARNERVLVTVLTKKMAEELSRYYIELGVKVKYMHSDIDAIERNEIIRGLRSGEFDMLIGINLLREGLDLPEVSLIAIMDADKEGFLRSTTSLIQTMGRAARNVNGKVLMFAKKITKSMKEAIDTTTARRKFQDEYNKAHGITPHSASRNIEESLHVEDDGEIYNRGKNLEKMPASERAAIVKELRKQMLEAAAQLEFEKAAALRDEIAKMRKL; this is translated from the coding sequence ATGAGTAAATTTGAAATTTCATCTAAATTTAGCCCAAGCAGTGACCAAGCAAGAGCGATAAGAGAGATAGTAAAAAGTATAAAATCAGGCAACAAATACCAAACTCTTCTAGGCGTGACAGGGTCTGGCAAGACTTTTACCATGGCAAACGTCATACGCGAGCTAAATATGCCAACGCTTATAATGACGCATAACAAATCCTTAGCCGCTCAGCTTTATAGCGAATTTAAGGGCTTTTTCCCAAAAAATCATGTCGAGTACTTCATAAGCTACTACGACTACTACCAGCCAGAGGCCTACATCCCAAGAAGCGACCTATATATAGAAAAGGATAGCTCGGTAAATGAGGAGCTTGAGCGCCTGCGCCTCTCTGCGACGGCTAGCTTGCTAAGCTTTGACGACGTCGTCTGCGTCGCCTCAGTCTCCGCAAACTACGGACTTGGTAATCCAAGCGAGTATAAAGGGATGGTGGCATATCTTAGCGTGGGTGAGAAGATAAGCCAAAGAAAGCTTTTAGAGCAGCTTGTGGATATGGGCTACAAGCGCAATGACAACTACTTTGACAGGGGCGACTTTCGTGTAAATGGCGATGTGGTGGATATTTACCCAGCTTATTACAACGACGAAGCGCTAAGGGTCGAGTTTTTCGGCGATGAGATCGATGCGATGTATCATTTTGACGTGCTTGATAACAAAAGGCTAAAGGATATCTCTAAATTTACGCTTTATGCCACCAGCCAGTTTATCGTGGGCGCTGATAGGCTAAAGATCGCGATGAAAGAGATTGAAGAGGAGCTTGATGCGCGTTTAAAAGAATTTAACGAGCAGGGCAAGCTTGTTGAGGCGCAGAGACTAAAGCAAAGGGTGGAGTTTGACCTTGAGATGATGGCGAGCACTGGCATGTGTAAAGGTATCGAAAACTACGCGCGACATCTGACTGGTCAAAAGGCTGGAGAGACGCCGTACTCGATGTTTGACTATTTTGAGATAAGTGGCGAGGACTATCTGGTCATCGTCGATGAGAGCCACGTGAGTTTGCCGCAGTTTAGGGGCATGTACGCAGGCGATAGGAGCCGTAAAGAGGTGCTTGTGGAGTATGGATTTCGCTTGCCTTCAGCACTTGATAATAGGCCGCTTAAATTTGACGAATTTATAAGTAAAAAGGCGAAATTTCTCTTTGTCTCAGCCACGCCAAACGAATACGAGCTTGGTATCAGTCAGGGGCACGTCTATGAGCAAATTTTGCGTCCTACGGGGCTACTAGATCCGATCATCGAGATAAAAGATAGTGACAACCAGGTTGAAGCGCTATTTGACGAGGCAAAGACGGTCATCGCCAGAAATGAGCGTGTGCTAGTTACGGTGCTAACTAAAAAGATGGCTGAAGAGCTAAGTCGCTACTACATCGAGCTTGGCGTCAAGGTCAAGTATATGCACTCAGACATCGACGCGATCGAGCGAAATGAGATCATTAGAGGGCTTAGAAGCGGCGAATTTGACATGCTAATAGGCATCAATTTGCTCCGTGAGGGGCTTGACCTGCCTGAAGTGAGCCTAATAGCGATCATGGACGCCGATAAAGAGGGTTTTTTGCGCTCGACAACAAGCCTTATACAGACGATGGGGCGTGCGGCCAGAAACGTAAATGGCAAGGTGCTAATGTTTGCCAAAAAGATCACCAAATCAATGAAAGAGGCGATCGATACGACGACTGCTAGGCGTAAATTTCAAGATGAATACAACAAAGCTCACGGCATCACGCCGCACTCTGCCAGCAGAAATATCGAAGAGAGCCTGCACGTTGAGGATGACGGCGAAATTTACAATCGTGGTAAAAATTTAGAGAAGATGCCTGCTAGCGAGCGGGCTGCGATAGTAAAAGAGCTAAGAAAGCAGATGCTTGAAGCGGCGGCGCAGCTGGAGTTTGAGAAGGCGGCGGCATTACGTGACGAGATAGCAAAGATGAGAAAGCTCTAA
- a CDS encoding MFS transporter: MKKAENLKYLMGLGHFCSDINQSALGAMLPFFIASYHYDYATAASLVTATNLASSLIQPLIGRLSDKKELPYVIPLGLLLAGGGMSLTGFITNYYLILVCVMISGIGAALFHPSAARIVNYASNAKNRAKSISIFSFGGNVGFAVGPILVAVFVGNFGLKGTLVFIIPQILLTLLYLKKGKFIKTLEGNHKKQISQKTSALKDDLDAFLRLCLCIFSRSIVAFGFSAFFSIYLIKIFGLSKEAANVNLSMFFAAGAISTLFGGALADRYGLVRLIKISLSIAAPLVVLMLFIDSYALFLVASICVSACISLSFSPSIALAQLYLPNQIGLASGVTLGLSITIGGIFATVIGKIADIFSLTHSFYFIAAVSLICAVSSYFLKPVSKI; the protein is encoded by the coding sequence ATGAAAAAGGCGGAAAATTTAAAGTATCTAATGGGGCTTGGGCACTTTTGTAGCGACATAAACCAAAGTGCCCTTGGTGCGATGCTACCCTTTTTCATCGCAAGCTACCACTACGACTACGCTACAGCCGCCTCGCTCGTGACAGCCACAAATTTAGCAAGCTCTCTCATCCAACCGCTGATCGGCCGCTTAAGCGACAAAAAAGAGCTACCATACGTCATCCCGCTTGGGCTACTTTTGGCAGGCGGGGGCATGAGTCTCACTGGCTTTATCACAAACTACTACCTCATCTTAGTTTGTGTGATGATAAGCGGTATCGGCGCTGCGCTCTTTCACCCAAGTGCCGCAAGGATCGTAAACTACGCCTCAAACGCCAAAAATAGAGCCAAAAGCATAAGCATATTTTCATTTGGTGGCAACGTAGGCTTTGCAGTTGGTCCAATTTTAGTCGCCGTTTTTGTGGGAAATTTTGGTCTAAAAGGGACGCTAGTTTTCATCATCCCTCAAATTTTGCTAACACTTTTATACCTTAAAAAGGGCAAATTTATAAAAACGCTCGAAGGCAATCACAAAAAGCAAATTTCACAAAAAACAAGCGCTCTAAAAGACGATCTGGACGCATTTTTGAGGCTTTGTCTGTGTATATTTTCACGCTCGATCGTCGCATTTGGATTTTCGGCATTTTTTAGCATCTACCTCATCAAAATTTTTGGCCTTAGCAAAGAGGCTGCAAATGTAAATTTAAGTATGTTTTTTGCTGCAGGCGCGATCTCTACGCTATTTGGCGGAGCTCTAGCAGATAGATACGGCCTAGTTAGGCTCATCAAAATAAGCCTAAGCATAGCCGCACCGCTAGTCGTGCTAATGCTCTTTATCGACAGCTACGCGCTATTTCTCGTGGCCTCCATCTGCGTGAGCGCCTGCATTAGCCTATCTTTTAGCCCATCTATCGCCCTTGCACAGCTTTATCTGCCAAATCAGATCGGCCTAGCCTCTGGCGTAACGCTTGGGCTTAGCATCACTATCGGCGGTATATTCGCAACGGTCATCGGAAAGATCGCTGACATCTTTAGCCTAACACACTCATTTTACTTTATCGCCGCAGTTTCGCTCATCTGCGCGGTGTCAAGCTATTTTTTAAAGCCGGTAAGCAAGATCTAA
- a CDS encoding tryptophanyl-tRNA synthetase, whose protein sequence is MKKVAYIVGALVLIVACIFGFIFSSFGNKFIASKIEKEALARGIDVKFKEFNLGLSTLNLEATVMNAINLKANGDLSLLAQSMSLNIDINADKAKAIELGLKKDVALKANVAGKFSDFKLTATGTALGSNINLNANLKDYLPKALNLDAKNIELSEISALAKKPNLASGKLDLTSNMQGVDEKNEPIINAQILASDAAINKEILKNEFGLNLAKDINFKGGVNAKFANEKVSAKTLIIAPEATLKANETTYDLASKNLKSDFSLNVPDLALFGKLLGEQLSGAVDANGEITMQENALKNLKAEINGLGGKINANFDSKNLALNAASIKLKELLALALQPSYADGQINLNANFSGFDELKKLAGEAKFEIKNGLINKELAKLKNAAKFKLKGGAVAKDELVNFDANVLSDLGELKDVKGVFDLKNSQIFSKFALLINDPEKFKAVSGFEVGSKMALTGDVKVKASKIDELNLGGDAFAGKLNATIKNENFDFSLKEAQLGEILALSGNDRLANAKANVQAKGQNIFSKSPSIATTIALNEGKFNAAALSKMLDKKFPENEKFSSNLSLDYKGDVAKFSGDFLSSLADIKGIDGSFDTGKSTLNLKLQAVVSELNKLAFLAGRELHGKFAALVTAEGKVDDLSVKATSDDLFKGKLEANYKGGTLDAVLKNFEVKGLTQTLGLEHLYDGNGDAKFDYETKQRLGKFDILLKEGHLASTNLTNNIKTFTGKDITKEIYKDGKIYGDIKGDNVIFNVNLSSPKSDIKVTGGTYNTATKMLNAPLVCRLEKTDLNVKISGTTDNLKYDVRSQYLENKVKKEIGRFLDKKLGKDDESTNGEKQNLKGLLKGLF, encoded by the coding sequence ATGAAAAAAGTAGCTTACATAGTTGGCGCGCTTGTGCTCATAGTAGCTTGCATTTTTGGCTTTATCTTTAGCTCTTTTGGCAACAAATTTATAGCCAGCAAAATAGAAAAAGAGGCACTCGCTCGTGGTATCGATGTCAAATTTAAAGAGTTTAATCTTGGTCTTAGCACCTTAAATTTAGAGGCGACCGTGATGAATGCCATAAATTTAAAGGCAAATGGCGATCTATCCTTGCTTGCTCAAAGTATGAGCTTAAACATAGATATAAACGCCGACAAGGCAAAGGCTATCGAGCTTGGTCTAAAAAAGGACGTCGCGCTTAAAGCAAACGTGGCTGGTAAATTTAGCGACTTCAAGCTAACAGCAACTGGCACGGCGCTTGGTTCAAACATAAATTTAAACGCAAATTTAAAAGACTACCTGCCAAAAGCTCTAAATCTTGACGCTAAAAATATCGAGCTTTCTGAGATATCAGCTCTTGCTAAAAAGCCAAATTTAGCTAGCGGCAAGCTTGATCTAACGAGCAATATGCAAGGAGTTGATGAGAAAAATGAGCCCATCATAAACGCTCAAATTTTAGCAAGCGACGCAGCGATAAACAAAGAAATTCTTAAAAATGAATTTGGGCTAAATTTAGCAAAAGATATAAACTTTAAAGGCGGCGTAAATGCTAAATTTGCAAATGAAAAAGTGAGCGCAAAAACCCTCATCATCGCACCTGAAGCCACTTTAAAAGCAAACGAGACGACCTATGATCTAGCTAGTAAAAATTTAAAGAGTGACTTTTCGCTAAATGTGCCTGATCTTGCCCTTTTTGGCAAGCTCTTAGGCGAGCAGCTAAGTGGCGCAGTGGATGCAAACGGCGAAATTACAATGCAAGAAAATGCCCTTAAAAACTTAAAAGCTGAGATAAACGGCCTTGGCGGCAAGATAAATGCAAATTTTGATAGCAAAAACTTAGCCCTAAATGCGGCTAGCATCAAGCTAAAAGAGCTTCTAGCGCTTGCCTTGCAGCCTAGCTACGCAGACGGGCAGATAAATTTAAATGCAAATTTTAGTGGCTTTGACGAGCTAAAAAAGCTTGCGGGCGAGGCTAAATTTGAGATAAAAAATGGCCTTATAAATAAAGAACTTGCAAAGCTTAAAAATGCGGCTAAATTTAAGCTAAAAGGTGGTGCTGTCGCAAAGGACGAGCTTGTAAATTTTGACGCAAATGTGCTTAGTGACCTTGGCGAGCTAAAGGATGTAAAGGGCGTTTTTGACCTAAAAAACAGCCAAATTTTTAGCAAATTTGCCCTGCTCATTAACGACCCTGAGAAATTTAAAGCGGTTAGTGGCTTTGAGGTTGGCTCAAAGATGGCGCTTACGGGCGATGTGAAGGTTAAAGCAAGCAAGATAGATGAGCTAAATTTAGGCGGTGATGCCTTTGCTGGCAAGCTAAACGCCACCATAAAAAATGAAAATTTTGATTTTAGCCTAAAAGAGGCGCAGTTAGGAGAGATCCTAGCGCTTAGCGGCAACGATAGACTAGCAAACGCCAAGGCAAATGTCCAGGCAAAAGGGCAAAATATCTTTAGTAAAAGCCCAAGTATCGCTACAACAATCGCTTTAAATGAGGGTAAATTTAACGCCGCAGCACTTAGCAAAATGCTTGATAAAAAATTCCCTGAAAATGAGAAATTTAGCTCAAATTTAAGCCTAGACTACAAAGGCGACGTAGCGAAATTTAGTGGCGATTTTCTTAGCTCGCTAGCTGATATAAAGGGCATAGATGGCAGTTTTGATACGGGCAAAAGCACGCTAAACTTAAAGCTTCAAGCGGTGGTTTCAGAGCTAAATAAGCTTGCATTTTTAGCTGGTCGCGAGCTTCACGGTAAATTTGCAGCCCTCGTAACGGCAGAAGGCAAAGTGGATGACCTAAGCGTAAAAGCCACTTCAGATGATCTATTTAAGGGCAAACTCGAGGCAAACTACAAAGGTGGTACGCTTGATGCGGTGCTAAAAAACTTCGAAGTCAAGGGCCTAACACAGACTTTGGGGTTAGAACATCTTTATGACGGCAACGGCGATGCTAAATTTGACTACGAAACAAAGCAAAGGCTCGGCAAATTTGACATCTTGCTAAAAGAGGGTCACCTAGCCAGCACAAATCTCACAAACAACATAAAAACCTTCACCGGCAAAGACATCACAAAAGAAATTTACAAAGACGGCAAAATTTACGGCGATATAAAGGGTGACAACGTCATTTTTAACGTAAATTTAAGCTCGCCAAAGAGCGACATAAAGGTTACAGGCGGCACTTACAATACCGCGACAAAAATGCTTAATGCGCCGCTTGTTTGCAGGCTAGAAAAGACTGACCTAAACGTGAAAATCTCAGGCACGACAGATAATCTAAAATACGACGTCAGATCGCAATATCTTGAAAATAAGGTCAAAAAAGAGATAGGTAGATTTTTAGATAAAAAGCTTGGTAAAGATGATGAAAGCACAAACGGCGAAAAGCAAAATTTAAAGGGTCTTTTAAAAGGGCTATTTTAG
- a CDS encoding type II secretion system protein, with the protein MKKRAFTLIEIIFVIVILGILSAVAIPKLFFTRGDAIVANARAQIAAIKSGISLKYNDSVLKGTPKYPDTLESPGSNLFQNVVSVPVKDSGTKNGWHKTGATTYTFKLDGQTANFTYKNATGEFDCTSSDGLCSALE; encoded by the coding sequence ATGAAAAAAAGAGCTTTTACCCTAATAGAAATTATATTTGTCATCGTCATACTTGGCATTTTAAGCGCTGTTGCGATACCAAAGCTTTTCTTTACTAGAGGCGACGCCATAGTCGCAAACGCAAGAGCACAAATAGCCGCCATAAAAAGTGGCATCTCGCTAAAATACAATGATAGCGTCCTAAAAGGCACTCCAAAGTATCCAGATACGCTTGAGAGCCCAGGAAGCAACCTTTTTCAAAACGTTGTGAGCGTGCCTGTAAAAGACAGCGGCACAAAAAACGGCTGGCATAAAACTGGAGCAACAACTTATACCTTCAAACTAGACGGACAAACAGCAAATTTCACTTACAAAAACGCAACTGGCGAATTTGACTGCACGAGCAGCGACGGACTTTGCAGCGCTCTTGAGTGA
- the groL gene encoding chaperonin GroEL (60 kDa chaperone family; promotes refolding of misfolded polypeptides especially under stressful conditions; forms two stacked rings of heptamers to form a barrel-shaped 14mer; ends can be capped by GroES; misfolded proteins enter the barrel where they are refolded when GroES binds): MAKEIFYSDDARNRLYEGVKKLNDAVKVTMGPRGRNVLIQKSFGAPNITKDGVSVAKEVELKDTIENMGASLVREVASKTNDQAGDGTTTATVLAHAIFKEGLRNVTAGANPIEVKRGMDKEVAALIDALKNISKKVSGSKEIAQIATISANSDESIGKLIADAMEKVGKDGVITVEEAKSIQDELSVVEGMQFDRGYLSPYFITNPEKMQVELSNPFILLFDKKITNLKDLLPVLEQVQKSGKPLLIIAEDIEGEALATLVVNKLRGVLNISAVKAPGFGDRRKAMLEDIAILTGGEVISEELGRTLESATINDLGQASSVVIDKDNTTIVNGAGEKSAIDARITQIKAQIAETTSDYDKEKLQERLAKLSGGVAVIKVGAATETEMKEKKDRVDDALSATRAAVEEGIVVGGGSALILASKSVKLNLEGDEAIGAEIVRRALRAPLRQIAENAGFDAGVVANAVETSKDANFGFNAATGEYVNMFEAGIIDPVKVERVALQNAVSVASLLLTTEATISEIKEEKAMPAMPDMGGMGGMGGMM; the protein is encoded by the coding sequence ATGGCAAAAGAAATTTTTTACTCTGATGATGCAAGAAACCGCCTATACGAGGGCGTAAAAAAACTAAATGACGCTGTAAAAGTGACAATGGGACCAAGAGGCAGAAATGTCCTTATCCAAAAGAGCTTTGGCGCTCCAAACATCACAAAAGACGGCGTTAGCGTGGCTAAAGAAGTTGAGCTAAAAGATACTATCGAAAACATGGGTGCAAGCCTAGTTAGAGAAGTAGCAAGCAAGACAAACGACCAAGCAGGTGACGGCACTACAACAGCGACTGTGCTAGCTCACGCGATATTTAAAGAGGGTCTTAGAAACGTAACTGCTGGTGCAAATCCTATCGAAGTAAAACGTGGTATGGATAAAGAAGTAGCAGCTCTTATAGATGCACTAAAAAACATCTCTAAAAAAGTTTCTGGCTCAAAAGAGATCGCTCAGATCGCTACTATCTCTGCAAACTCAGACGAGAGCATCGGCAAGCTTATCGCTGATGCGATGGAGAAAGTCGGCAAAGATGGCGTCATAACAGTAGAAGAGGCAAAGTCTATCCAAGACGAGCTAAGCGTAGTTGAGGGTATGCAGTTTGACCGCGGATATCTAAGCCCATACTTCATCACAAACCCTGAAAAGATGCAAGTTGAGCTAAGCAATCCATTTATATTGCTATTTGACAAGAAGATCACAAATCTAAAAGACCTGCTTCCAGTGCTTGAGCAAGTACAAAAGAGTGGCAAACCACTTCTAATCATCGCTGAGGATATCGAGGGTGAGGCGCTTGCAACGCTTGTTGTAAATAAACTTCGTGGCGTGCTAAACATCTCAGCTGTAAAAGCTCCTGGTTTTGGCGACAGAAGAAAAGCAATGCTTGAAGATATCGCTATTTTAACAGGTGGTGAAGTTATCAGCGAAGAGCTAGGCAGAACACTTGAGAGTGCCACTATAAACGACCTTGGACAAGCTTCAAGCGTAGTTATCGACAAAGATAACACAACTATCGTAAATGGTGCAGGCGAGAAGTCAGCAATAGACGCTAGAATAACTCAAATCAAAGCACAAATCGCTGAGACTACAAGCGACTACGACAAAGAAAAACTTCAAGAGCGCCTTGCAAAACTAAGCGGCGGCGTGGCAGTTATCAAAGTAGGTGCTGCGACTGAGACTGAGATGAAAGAGAAAAAAGACCGCGTAGATGACGCTCTAAGCGCTACTCGCGCAGCTGTTGAAGAGGGTATCGTTGTGGGTGGTGGCTCAGCACTTATCCTTGCTTCAAAGAGTGTTAAGCTAAATTTAGAAGGCGACGAGGCAATCGGTGCTGAGATCGTTAGAAGAGCGCTTCGTGCTCCACTTCGCCAGATCGCTGAGAACGCTGGATTTGACGCTGGCGTAGTAGCAAACGCAGTTGAAACAAGCAAAGATGCAAATTTTGGCTTTAACGCTGCAACTGGCGAATATGTAAATATGTTTGAAGCTGGTATCATCGACCCAGTAAAAGTTGAGAGAGTTGCGCTTCAAAACGCTGTTAGCGTAGCTAGCTTGCTACTAACAACTGAAGCAACTATCAGCGAGATAAAAGAAGAAAAAGCAATGCCTGCAATGCCTGACATGGGCGGAATGGGTGGCATGGGCGGCATGATGTAG
- the groES gene encoding co-chaperone GroES, protein MNFQPLGKRVLVERVEETKTTASGIIIPDNAKEKPLSGEVKAVGAEAEGVKVGEKVVFAKYAGTEVNLDDKTYLVLNIDDILGVIK, encoded by the coding sequence ATGAACTTTCAACCATTAGGCAAGCGTGTCCTAGTCGAACGCGTAGAAGAGACAAAGACGACAGCTTCGGGCATAATTATACCTGATAACGCAAAAGAAAAACCTTTAAGCGGCGAGGTAAAAGCAGTTGGTGCTGAAGCTGAGGGCGTAAAAGTTGGCGAAAAAGTTGTATTTGCTAAATACGCTGGCACTGAGGTAAATTTAGATGATAAAACATATCTTGTTTTAAACATCGACGACATTTTGGGCGTGATTAAATAA